The following coding sequences are from one Tolumonas lignilytica window:
- the atpE gene encoding F0F1 ATP synthase subunit C, with the protein MEMLFIAAGLMMGLAAIGAAIGIGVLGGKFLEGAARQPDLLPLLRTQFFIVMGLVDAIPMIAVGLGMYVMFAVAK; encoded by the coding sequence ATGGAGATGTTATTCATCGCTGCGGGTCTGATGATGGGTCTGGCTGCTATTGGCGCGGCAATCGGTATCGGTGTTCTGGGTGGTAAATTCCTGGAAGGTGCTGCTCGCCAGCCTGATCTGCTGCCACTGCTGCGTACCCAGTTCTTCATCGTAATGGGTCTGGTGGACGCGATTCCGATGATCGCGGTAGGTCTGGGTATGTACGTTATGTTCGCGGTTGCGAAGTAA
- the atpB gene encoding F0F1 ATP synthase subunit A encodes MASTGETLTSQEYIAHHLHHLQVGSGFWTVNIDSMVFSVVLGTLFIWLFRRVAVKATSGVPSKLQCFVEMVFGFVDDTVKGIFHGKNKLIAPLALTIFVWIFLMNAMDLLPIDYLPHLAQISNIPYLRVVPSADVNITLSMSFGVFFLILFYSIKIKGVGGFIKELTLTPFNHWAFVPVNLLLETVTLISKPISLGLRLFGNMYAGEMIFILIAAMLPWWSQWFLNVPWAIFHILVITLQAFIFMVLTIVYLSMACEEH; translated from the coding sequence ATGGCTTCCACAGGAGAAACGCTTACTTCCCAGGAATATATTGCCCACCATTTGCATCATTTGCAGGTTGGCAGTGGTTTCTGGACGGTAAATATCGACTCCATGGTTTTTTCCGTGGTCTTGGGGACGCTGTTTATTTGGTTATTCCGTCGGGTTGCTGTCAAAGCCACCAGTGGTGTACCGAGTAAGCTGCAGTGTTTTGTTGAGATGGTGTTCGGATTTGTGGACGATACCGTGAAGGGTATTTTCCATGGCAAAAACAAACTGATTGCGCCGTTGGCGCTGACGATTTTTGTCTGGATTTTCCTGATGAACGCGATGGACTTACTGCCTATCGACTATCTGCCGCATCTGGCACAAATCAGCAATATTCCCTACCTGCGCGTGGTTCCATCTGCAGACGTTAACATCACCTTGTCCATGTCGTTTGGCGTATTTTTCCTGATCCTGTTCTATAGCATCAAGATCAAGGGAGTCGGTGGCTTCATCAAAGAGCTGACACTGACGCCATTCAATCACTGGGCATTTGTGCCGGTTAACCTGCTGTTGGAAACCGTTACTTTGATTTCCAAACCTATTTCGTTAGGTTTGCGACTGTTCGGCAATATGTATGCGGGCGAGATGATTTTCATCCTGATCGCCGCGATGCTGCCGTGGTGGTCACAGTGGTTCCTGAATGTGCCGTGGGCTATCTTCCACATTCTGGTAATTACGCTGCAGGCGTTTATTTTCATGGTGTTGACAATTGTTTATTTGTCAATGGCTTGTGAAGAACATTAA